GATTATAATCCTCATCTTTTATAAGTTCTTTTAACATGTTTTCAATATCCTTTATAAGATTTGGCTCATTCTCATTAATTAAGAGACCAGCGGTTGTGTGTGGGACAAATATATTCAGCAATCCATTTTTTACATTTGACTCCTTTATAATTTTATTGATTTTTTCAGTTATGTCTATAATTTCAAACCTTTTATTGGTATTTATTGATAATGTTGAATAAATCATCTTGCATCCCCCGAATCTTCTAACAATCTCCTTTACAATATCAAATGAACTGTGGAATGGGCATTTTGTATATTCTTTAACTTTAACAATCTCTGGGAATATGTTGTGTTTTGCCAACTCATTTTTTAATTCTTCAACATCAAATGTAGTTTGGTCTGGGCCAAGAACGATAACATCTGGTTTTATTTTTAGTATTGGCTCCAACTTATCTTTTAAACTCCCAAGAATGGCTTTATCCACGGGTTTTAATGCTTCAACCATTCTCCTTCTCTGTTCTTCTGGTATTACTGGCTTTCTTCCCTTTATTTTTTTAACTGTTTCATCCCTTGCTATAATGACAATTAACTCATCCCCAAGACTTTTTGCAAATTTTAGTGTCTCATAGTGTCCTGGATGGAGGAGGTCGAAGGTTCCTGCTGTTACTACAATCTTTTTCTTTTCTTTTTCCATAACTATCCCTGCAGAATTTTTAATCTATAGTTGCTCAATGAAATGGTGTGATTATTATCCATCTTAATTTCGATGAAATGGAACACTCTTAAAATTATCTGAAATAATCAACGAATTATTTAAAATTATTTAAAATTTTGGGGTAGAGTATCATAATTATTGAGCAATTATATCTCAACTTTTCTCTTTATTTTTGTGGCAAATATTGCATTCAATGCCCCAACAATCATAGGTCCTAAGGCAAACCCTTTTATGCCGAGTGTCAAAGGCCCTATTAAAAATGCTATTAGTATTAAAACTGGGTGTAAGTCCGCTTCTTTTTTAACAACAAATGGTCTTATAACAAAGTCTGGTAATGTAGAAAGAAATACTGCCCCAAAAATGAAGATTTCTAATGCTTTTATATAATCTTCACTTATAATGTAGTATATTGTGAGTGGAATATAAACCGTCCAGCCCCCAACGATAGGAAGCAATGCAAACAATCCCGTCAATATAGCCAAAAATAACGCATTTGGAACACCAATTAAATAATATCCTATCCCAGCAATAATACCAATTATCAATGAAGTGAAAGCATTTCCAATGAATAAATTTTTGTATGATTCATTTAGATACTCCAAAAATATTTTTGTTTTGTATTGATATTCTTCTGGAACATGATATAATATGGCATCTTTAAGTTTGTATCCATCTTTGAGGAAGTAGTATGTTGTGAAAAAAATCATAACAATTTTTATTACTATATGGGGGAGGAGAGAAATTTGGTTTATCATGCTCTTAATTGACGGCTTTATAAATTCCCATGCTTGAACTAAAAGTTGGTTAAACTCCCCCACTGAAGTTCTGTTAATACCAAAATAATTGAGCAATATTAGAATGTTGTTAGTTATAGCATTAGTATCGATTGTTTGCACATACAAGAGGATCTCTTTCAACACCACAAGCATTAAAATTACCGTTGGGATTGTGAAAAGTAATAGACATACAAGTGCTGATAAGGATTTTCCAAGATATGGCAACAATCTATCGTATATTGGCTTTGTCATATATGCAAATGCACATGAAAACGCTAAAACGTCAATAAATGGCCATACCATGTAAAAACAAGATAAAAATACGGCAATGGCAATGATTCTTTTTAATAATTTAAATTCTTCAATGCTCATACAACCACACTCTTCCTCACTGATTATAGTCGTGTGCGGAATTGATATACGGCAAAACCTTTGGTTTTGCCATTTAATTTTTAAACTTATTTATACGTTAATGAATTTCCAAATAATCTTTATTCTTCCTTAAAATTTGAAATAAGGGATAAATCTTTAAGAATTTATCAATAGTATATTTCCAATTTCTAACGCACACGACTATAAAAATGTTAGTATAAATTTGCACATTATAAGATTTAAAAATATTGGTAATGACAAATATTGTAGCATGATATTGTAGGGGTGGTTAATATGAAAAACCCATCTCCAAAAACAACAGAAGAACTTTTAAAAGAACTTGCTAAAAGAAAGATTGTAGTTAATAAGGAACTAATTAAAGAGATAGTTAAAAGAGAAGACGCTCCAAAAGAAATTTTGAGATTAATTAATGAACTTAATGAAATAAGCGATATGTGGTTTCCAATACATGCAATATATATCCTTGGGTTAATAAGGACTAAAGAGGCACTTAACACTTTAAAATACATTATAAAGAACTTTGACATTGATGATTTTGTTGGTGACCTGCCTGATGTATTTTACAACTTTGGTGCAGAGTATTTTGATGACATAAAAGAAATAGTTTTAGATGAAAGTTATGATGAATATATTAGATTAAATGCATTCGAGTCCTTATTTATGATGGAAGATGTTGATAGAAATAAATTATTGGAATTCTCAAAAGAAGTTTTTAATAAGTTGTTAAAGGGGGATAAAGTTAGTGATAATGTCAAATGTTTCATGGCTGGGCTCATGCTTACTTTGGAAGATAAAGATAAGGGCTTTTGTTCAGAGGTTTTTAATTTTATAGTTGATGTTATTAAAGAATACAATGAACGCAATAAGCATAGTTTCTTTAAGCTTCATATAGATGATGTTTTATACTACAAAGAAGAAAATGATTGGAAAAAACCAAAAGACCTTTGGGAGTTTTACCATCCAAAAAATTTACTTCATCTTTTTGAAGTAAACTATGGTAAATTAAGCAAAATAGATAAGTATGGACCTTGTATATGCGGTTCTGGAAAAAAGTTTAGTGATTGTTGTTTGAAGTATTTAAAAGAGTAATTTTTGTTTGAATAAAAATAATAAAAATTAGAAAGTTTAAATTTATTCATCTTTTTGCAATCCACACATTTTTCTTAAATCTTTTCCAACTTTTTCAATTAAGTGCTCTTTTTCCAATCTCCTCAATGCGTTTAATTTTGGAGCACCAGCGATATTTTCTAAAGCCCACTCTTTTGCGAATTCTCCTGTTTGTATTTCTTTTAATATTTTTCTCATTTCTTCTCTTGATTGCTCGTTGATGATTCTTGATCTTCTTGTTAATCCACCATATTCTGCTGTATTTGAAACATCATTCCACATACCTTGTAATCCTTTCTGGTAAATCAAATCAACAATCAACTTCAACTCGTGGCATGTTTCAAAGTATGCCATTTCAGGAGCATAACCTGCCTCAACAAGTGTTTCAAATGCCGCTTTAATTAACTCTGTAACCCCTCCACATAAAACAACTTGCTCTCCGAATAAATCTGTCTCTGTTTCTTCTCTGAATGTTGTTAAAATAACTCCTGCTCTTGTTAAACCAATACCTTTTGCCATACCTAATGCTATATCTAATGCATCTCCAGTGTAATCTTTCTCAACACAAACTAAACCTGGGACACCAAATCCTTCTTCGTATGTTTTTCTTACCATTGCCCCTGGTGATTTTGGAGCAACCATGATAACGTTAACCCCTTCTGGAGGCCTAATTAATCCAAAGTGGATGTTGTAACCGTGTGAGAAACTTAATGTTTTTCCTTCTTTTAGGTAGGGTTTTATTTGCTCATTGTAAACTTTTGGTTGAACTTCATCTGGTATAAGGATGTGGATGATGTCAGCTTTCTCTGCTGCTTCTTCTATTGTCATTACTTCATGTCCATCATTTATTGCTTTGTTCCATGATGCCCCATTTGGTCTTAAACCAACGATTACATTTAACCCACTATCTTCCATGTTTAAGGATTGTGCTCTTCCTTGGCTACCATAACCAATAACTGCTATAGTTTTGTCTTTTACAGCATCAAATGTAGCATCTTTATCATAGAATATCTTTACCATCATCTCACCTCATTCTTTATTTTTGTTTTGATTTTTTATATTATGAATTTTTAATATTTGAATTGTGAATTTCAAAATAATTAATTATTTTTGGACTATATGATTTATATTTCAGATATTTATTTCTTTGGCTTTAGTATCTTTGGCCCTCTCATGAGTGCTGTTGGCCCTGTTCTTGCCATCTCTTTTATGCCTAAAGGTCTAACCAAATCAATGAATGCATTTATTTTATCCTCGTCCCCAGTAATCTCAACCGTTAAAGTTTCTGCACTTAAATCAACAATTTTTCCTCTGAATATGTTTGTGTATTGGATAACTTGGGACTTTGCACTTTCTGTTGGGGCATATACCTTTATTAAGCAGAGCTCCCTTTGGACTGTCTTTTTTTCATCCATGTCGCTAACTTTTATGACATCAATAAGTTTATTTAGTTGTTTTATTACTTGCTCAAGGACTTTGTCATCCCCTTTAACGACAATTGTCATCCTTGCTATTTCAGGATTTTCGGTAATTCCAACAGTTATACTTGCAATATTAAAACCTCTCCTTGTAAACAATCCTGAAATCCTTTGCAAGACCCCAGGTTTATGCAAAACTAATGCTGATATGACATGTTTATGTTCCATTAGAATCACCATAAAAGTTATGTTTTATACCTCCGAGCATAGCGAGGAGGTATTAGTGCGGGATGCAACGACGCGGCGTTGCGCTGAGATGGCATGTTTATGTTCCATTAGAATCACCATGAACAAAGTTATCTCTAAAAAATGTTAATTAAATAGGATTTTGATTTTATTCCTTAACTTCTGCCCTAACATTCTTTATATCCTCAAAGCAAGCTCTTCTTATTTTTGGTTCTTCCCTAACTGGCTGAATGATGTTAGTTAACCTGCCCCCTGGAGGAACCATTGATAATGCCTCTGCTGGGTCTATTACAAAGTCCAATAGATATGGTTCGTTACTTTTTATTGCTTCCAATAATGCCTCTTTTATTTCTCCTGGCTCAGTTATTCTTCTTCCTTTTATGCCATAACTCTCTGCCAATTTAACGAAGTCAGGGCTCTCTCCTAAATGAACTTCACACTGTCTCTTTCCATAGTATAGGTTTTGCCACTGATAGACCATTCCAAGTGTTCTGTTGTCAAAAATACATATTACAATTGGTATATCATATTCTTTTATTGTAGCGAGTTCTTGGGAGTTCATTAAAAATCCGCCGTCTCCTGTTATTGAAATAACGTTATAGTTTGGTTTGGCAACTTTTGCCCCTATTGCAGCAGGGAATCCAAAGCCCATTGTTCCTAAACCACCAGAGGATAAGAATGTTCTTGGGTTTTTAACTTTGAAGTAGTGTGCAACCCACATCTGGTTTTGCCCAACATCTGTTGTTATGATGGTTTTCTTTAAATTTGGGTCAATTTCCTTTAATGCTTCCATTAACTCCTTAACTATTCTTTGGGGCTTTATTGGTTTGTCATCATAGTCCATAAATGGAATTGATGCCTTTTTTAATTCGTTAACTCTTTCCATCCATGATTCTTTATTCTTAATTTCACATCTCATTAAATTAGCTATTAAATCCCTCAAGACAATCTTTGCATCCCCAACTATTGGAACATCAACTCTAACATTCTTTCCAATTTCTGCAGGGTCAATATCAATGTGGATTATCTTTGCATATGGAGCAAATGCCTTTATATCTCCTGTTATCCTATCTGAGAACCTACAACCAATTGCTATTAAGACATCACTCTCAGTAACACAGTAATTTGCTGCTTTTGTTCCATGCATTCCAACCATTCCAAGAGACAATGGGTGATCTTCTGGGAAGCTACCTTTACCCATCAATGTTGTACATACAGGAATTCTTGCAAGTTCTGCCAATCTAATAAGTTCTTCACTTGCATTTGCAATATTTACTCCACCACCAGCAATAATTACAGGCCTCTCCGCCTCAGCGATTAATTTGGCTGCTTTTTTTATTTGAAGTGGGTGTCCAACAGTTGTTGGTTTGTAGCCTGGTAAATCAACGGTTGCGGGGATTGGGTATTTTTCTATGTCAAATTCCTTCTCCTGCACATCCTTTGGTAAGTCAATATGAACTGGTCCAGGTCTTCCAGTTGTTGCTATCTCAAATGCTGCCCTAAATGTTGCTGGAATATCCTCTGGCTTTTGAATTTGAAAGTTATGTTTCGTGATTGGCATAAATAAGCCAAGTGCATCTATCTCTTGGAATGCATCATTACCAATCAAATGGGTAGGAACTTGTCCTGTCAATGCTATAACTGGGGAACTGTCTGCATAAGCTGTAGCTATTCCAGTGACTAAATTCGTAGCTCCAGGACCAGAAGTTGATACACAAACCCCTGGCTCTCCACTTGCTCTTGCAAAACCATCTGCTGCATGCGCTGCTGCTTGTTCGTGTCTCGTTAAGATGTGGATTAAGTCGCTCTCATATAATGCATCATAAAAAGGTAACATTGCTCCTCCTGGATATCCAAAGAGTATCTTAACTCCCTCTGCCTCTAATGCTTTTATAATTGCTTCTGCTCCTTTCATGACATCACCAAAAATAAAAACTATATGGTTATGTGCGTTAAAAGTTGAACAATAACACATATAAATTTATTGCTAATTTATTTTTATTTGACTTTTGGATAAGATTATGCCCTTTTAAAATCCCTGGATGAAATTAATTTTAAAATTTTAATTATGACCATAAATTTTGTAGTGTTTTGCTTATAATTTATGCTATATAATATTTATGAATGACTGATGAGAGTGTTATTTAAATAATGTTAAAATGATATATTTATGTTTTAGAATTTCAAAAATTTTGTAATGTTGGGGGTGAGATTATGGTAGTTGCAGAGGTTTCAATAGTCCCAATAGGGGAGGGGCCAAGTGTCTCAAAGTATGTTAAAAAGGCTATAGAGGTTTTTAAAAAATACAACTTAAAAGTAGAGCCGCATGCTATGGGAACAGTTTTGGAAGGAGATTTAGAGGAGATTTTGGAGGCTTTTAAGGAGGCACATAGGGAAGTTTTAAAGGATTCAAAGAGAGTGTTGAGTACTTTAAAAATAGACGAAAGAACAGATAAAGAAAATACCATAGAGAGGAAATTAAGAGCAATAGGGATAGAATGATATTGGGAATATGTGATGGCCACAATGCAAGCGCCTCAATAATAGACGGCAACAAAATCCTCTATGCAATAAGTGAAGAGAGATTCACGAGAAAAAAGAATCAACGTGGATTTCCAAAAAATAGTATAGAGTATATTTTAAAAAATGCCAATATTGATGACATCAAAGCTATTGCAGTTGGAGGAATTTTTAGAAAGGGGAATAGGTTAAGGACATTAAAAGAATTCCAAGAAAGGATGCAAATCCCCATGCTCTACTTCCACCACCACCTTTGTCATGCCGCTCTATATCAACTATCTAATTTTAAAGAGTGTATAGTTCTCACTATAGATGGGGGAGGGGACGGGTTATCAGCAACTGTCTCTATTGCAAATAAAAATGGTTTGGAAGTTATTGCACAGAGTGATTTAATAGATTCTGTTGGTGATTTCTACGCCTCAATAACTGAACTTTTAGGATTTAAGCCAATGGAGGATGAAGGTAAAGTTATGTGTCTCTCTTCTTATGGTGACATTTATGCAAAATCAAAAGGATTTTGCGGCTCTTCGCTTCGCTCCGATGATGATATTGATTTAAAGGTTATCGATTACAACCCAAAAACCAAATCCTTCAAAAACTACTTGGGAGTTATTGGGTATGAGGCAACAAAGGCATTAAAAAAACTTATTGGTTATGATGATTCATTTGAATTTAAAGTTAAGGTTTCAAAATATGCTCAAAGAACTTTAGAAAATGTTGTTTTGAAGTTGATTAGAAGTTTTGTTGATGAAATGGGCATTGAGAATGTTGTTTTTAGTGGTGGAGTTGCCCAAAATGTTAAGTTGAATATGAAAATTAGGGAAATTGCTAATATCTATGTTCCGCCTTTTATGGGGGATGAAGGTTTGTGTGTTGGCGCATCTCTCTTAATGAAAAAATGTAGGATTGATTTAAAAGATACATATTTGGGGATTAAAATAGATAACGATGAAATTGCTAATAAATTGGAAAGTATTAAAGATAAATACAAAATAAGATATTTAGAGGAAAAGGAGATTCCTGAGGTTGTTGGAGATTTAATTGCAAATAATAAAATCGTCTGCATCTGCAAAGGAAAAATGGAGTTTGGTCCAAGAGCATTGGGAAATAGGAGCGTAATTGCACTTCCAACAAAAGAAAATGCTGAAAAAATCAATAAAATGCTTAAAAGAAATGAATTCATGCCATTTGCTCCAACGATTTTATATGAGCATGTTGATGAATACTTAGAAAATCCCACATACAGTCCATTTATGACGATGTTGTTTAAAGTTAAAGAAGAAAATAAGGAGAAAATTAATGGGGTTGTTCATGTTGATGGGACAACAAGACCGCAAACATTAAAAAGAGAGATTAATCCTACTTACTATGATATTATAAGTTATGTTTTTGACTTGAAAGGAGTCCCAGCTGTGTTGAATACAAGTTTTAACATGCACGGAGAACCAATTGTTGGAACAGTAGACGATGCTTTAAGGACATTTAAGTATGTTGGAGAT
The sequence above is a segment of the Methanotorris igneus Kol 5 genome. Coding sequences within it:
- the ilvC gene encoding ketol-acid reductoisomerase, which gives rise to MVKIFYDKDATFDAVKDKTIAVIGYGSQGRAQSLNMEDSGLNVIVGLRPNGASWNKAINDGHEVMTIEEAAEKADIIHILIPDEVQPKVYNEQIKPYLKEGKTLSFSHGYNIHFGLIRPPEGVNVIMVAPKSPGAMVRKTYEEGFGVPGLVCVEKDYTGDALDIALGMAKGIGLTRAGVILTTFREETETDLFGEQVVLCGGVTELIKAAFETLVEAGYAPEMAYFETCHELKLIVDLIYQKGLQGMWNDVSNTAEYGGLTRRSRIINEQSREEMRKILKEIQTGEFAKEWALENIAGAPKLNALRRLEKEHLIEKVGKDLRKMCGLQKDE
- a CDS encoding secondary thiamine-phosphate synthase enzyme YjbQ translates to MIYSTLSINTNKRFEIIDITEKINKIIKESNVKNGLLNIFVPHTTAGLLINENEPNLIKDIENMLKELIKDEDYNHDKIDNNARAHLMSCLLKSDLTIPIIDGKILGTWQSILFVECDGPRSREVIVSIRF
- a CDS encoding AI-2E family transporter codes for the protein MSIEEFKLLKRIIAIAVFLSCFYMVWPFIDVLAFSCAFAYMTKPIYDRLLPYLGKSLSALVCLLLFTIPTVILMLVVLKEILLYVQTIDTNAITNNILILLNYFGINRTSVGEFNQLLVQAWEFIKPSIKSMINQISLLPHIVIKIVMIFFTTYYFLKDGYKLKDAILYHVPEEYQYKTKIFLEYLNESYKNLFIGNAFTSLIIGIIAGIGYYLIGVPNALFLAILTGLFALLPIVGGWTVYIPLTIYYIISEDYIKALEIFIFGAVFLSTLPDFVIRPFVVKKEADLHPVLILIAFLIGPLTLGIKGFALGPMIVGALNAIFATKIKRKVEI
- the ilvN gene encoding acetolactate synthase small subunit encodes the protein MEHKHVISALVLHKPGVLQRISGLFTRRGFNIASITVGITENPEIARMTIVVKGDDKVLEQVIKQLNKLIDVIKVSDMDEKKTVQRELCLIKVYAPTESAKSQVIQYTNIFRGKIVDLSAETLTVEITGDEDKINAFIDLVRPLGIKEMARTGPTALMRGPKILKPKK
- a CDS encoding acetolactate synthase large subunit, which translates into the protein MKGAEAIIKALEAEGVKILFGYPGGAMLPFYDALYESDLIHILTRHEQAAAHAADGFARASGEPGVCVSTSGPGATNLVTGIATAYADSSPVIALTGQVPTHLIGNDAFQEIDALGLFMPITKHNFQIQKPEDIPATFRAAFEIATTGRPGPVHIDLPKDVQEKEFDIEKYPIPATVDLPGYKPTTVGHPLQIKKAAKLIAEAERPVIIAGGGVNIANASEELIRLAELARIPVCTTLMGKGSFPEDHPLSLGMVGMHGTKAANYCVTESDVLIAIGCRFSDRITGDIKAFAPYAKIIHIDIDPAEIGKNVRVDVPIVGDAKIVLRDLIANLMRCEIKNKESWMERVNELKKASIPFMDYDDKPIKPQRIVKELMEALKEIDPNLKKTIITTDVGQNQMWVAHYFKVKNPRTFLSSGGLGTMGFGFPAAIGAKVAKPNYNVISITGDGGFLMNSQELATIKEYDIPIVICIFDNRTLGMVYQWQNLYYGKRQCEVHLGESPDFVKLAESYGIKGRRITEPGEIKEALLEAIKSNEPYLLDFVIDPAEALSMVPPGGRLTNIIQPVREEPKIRRACFEDIKNVRAEVKE
- a CDS encoding YecA family protein encodes the protein MKNPSPKTTEELLKELAKRKIVVNKELIKEIVKREDAPKEILRLINELNEISDMWFPIHAIYILGLIRTKEALNTLKYIIKNFDIDDFVGDLPDVFYNFGAEYFDDIKEIVLDESYDEYIRLNAFESLFMMEDVDRNKLLEFSKEVFNKLLKGDKVSDNVKCFMAGLMLTLEDKDKGFCSEVFNFIVDVIKEYNERNKHSFFKLHIDDVLYYKEENDWKKPKDLWEFYHPKNLLHLFEVNYGKLSKIDKYGPCICGSGKKFSDCCLKYLKE
- a CDS encoding MTH1187 family thiamine-binding protein; its protein translation is MVVAEVSIVPIGEGPSVSKYVKKAIEVFKKYNLKVEPHAMGTVLEGDLEEILEAFKEAHREVLKDSKRVLSTLKIDERTDKENTIERKLRAIGIE
- a CDS encoding carbamoyltransferase C-terminal domain-containing protein → MILGICDGHNASASIIDGNKILYAISEERFTRKKNQRGFPKNSIEYILKNANIDDIKAIAVGGIFRKGNRLRTLKEFQERMQIPMLYFHHHLCHAALYQLSNFKECIVLTIDGGGDGLSATVSIANKNGLEVIAQSDLIDSVGDFYASITELLGFKPMEDEGKVMCLSSYGDIYAKSKGFCGSSLRSDDDIDLKVIDYNPKTKSFKNYLGVIGYEATKALKKLIGYDDSFEFKVKVSKYAQRTLENVVLKLIRSFVDEMGIENVVFSGGVAQNVKLNMKIREIANIYVPPFMGDEGLCVGASLLMKKCRIDLKDTYLGIKIDNDEIANKLESIKDKYKIRYLEEKEIPEVVGDLIANNKIVCICKGKMEFGPRALGNRSVIALPTKENAEKINKMLKRNEFMPFAPTILYEHVDEYLENPTYSPFMTMLFKVKEENKEKINGVVHVDGTTRPQTLKREINPTYYDIISYVFDLKGVPAVLNTSFNMHGEPIVGTVDDALRTFKYVGDALLLGNYLIEKI